A single Brachybacterium sillae DNA region contains:
- a CDS encoding sensor histidine kinase produces the protein MLTASMLIAGMPGWVLVTVLMLLAGIGLRWRTGWATLVIGALAVGHVLAALPLVPGDVMVFYALYCATAFGSERTATLSLLAAALGAGLQAAVWVSMDPAFGWLGRAAGWVALTVVGLILVGGVWAVGRFHRVRAEQIRLTRLAADQAIREREQRTALAVAQERTRITREMHDIVAHSLSVIIAQADGGRYVAEHSPETAVQALGTIGETGRSALADMRRLLSVLRQDPTSAVAPQPDLTGLDDLAARVSGAGVPVSVHVEGPVADLPPALSLAAYRIVQESLTNVVKHAGAGAEARVTVTRTLDSLQLETVDSGGDPGTLPAIGGSGQGIAGMRERAALFGGTLEAVPLLAGGYRVFARLPLDPTVRKAPA, from the coding sequence TTGCTGACCGCCTCCATGCTCATCGCTGGGATGCCCGGGTGGGTCCTCGTCACGGTGCTGATGCTCCTGGCCGGGATCGGCCTGCGCTGGCGCACCGGGTGGGCGACTCTCGTGATCGGAGCGCTGGCAGTCGGCCACGTCCTGGCGGCGCTGCCCCTGGTCCCCGGGGACGTGATGGTGTTCTACGCGCTGTACTGCGCCACTGCCTTCGGCAGTGAACGCACCGCGACCCTCTCCCTCCTCGCCGCGGCGCTCGGTGCGGGCCTTCAGGCCGCGGTGTGGGTCTCGATGGATCCTGCGTTCGGGTGGCTCGGACGCGCCGCCGGATGGGTGGCCCTGACCGTCGTGGGTCTGATCCTGGTCGGCGGGGTGTGGGCCGTCGGGCGCTTCCATCGAGTGCGCGCCGAGCAGATCCGCCTCACTCGCCTCGCGGCCGACCAGGCGATCCGCGAACGGGAGCAGCGCACCGCCCTCGCCGTGGCGCAGGAACGCACCCGCATCACCCGGGAGATGCACGACATCGTGGCCCATTCGCTGTCGGTGATCATCGCGCAGGCCGACGGCGGCCGGTACGTCGCCGAGCACTCCCCGGAGACTGCGGTCCAGGCCCTCGGCACCATCGGCGAGACCGGACGGTCGGCCCTGGCCGACATGCGCCGCCTGCTCAGCGTGCTGCGTCAGGATCCCACCAGCGCCGTGGCACCCCAGCCGGATCTGACGGGCCTGGACGACCTCGCCGCCCGGGTCAGCGGTGCCGGGGTCCCCGTCAGCGTCCACGTCGAGGGTCCGGTGGCGGATCTCCCGCCGGCCCTCTCTCTGGCCGCCTACCGCATCGTGCAGGAGTCCCTCACGAACGTGGTCAAGCACGCCGGTGCCGGCGCGGAGGCTCGCGTGACCGTCACCCGCACTCTCGACAGCCTGCAGCTGGAGACGGTCGACTCCGGGGGCGACCCCGGGACGCTCCCGGCGATCGGCGGCAGTGGGCAGGGCATCGCCGGAATGCGCGAACGGGCAGCCCTGTTCGGCGGCACCCTCGAAGCGGTACCGCTGCTCGCCGGAGGGTACCGAGTGTTCGCCCGTCTGCCCCTCGACCCCACCGTACGGAAGGCCCCCGCATGA